One genomic window of Dysgonomonas mossii includes the following:
- a CDS encoding RagB/SusD family nutrient uptake outer membrane protein, whose product MKYNIKNIILGTVTCMALASCNSFLDESPDSELTNENWGSGGKDHSTEYTTATQMEQLLTGAYNDYANEFWQLDWYIMNDAQSDNAYAGEPKEMTMQFDELRVSASNGGVKRDWGYLYSQISKANTIIEWIPKIKDTALTEQRRGQIAGDAHFMRALCYFNLVRIYGSVPLITQYVPEISISNIDTIYPLLYPKQETVENIYTQIVNDLEYAEANVMDYSANKFKITKALVHLIQAQVYATKDGFENTDWNKVKQYAKAVVDDTRYGLMDNYDDLFAVAETPSNGVLPSVNLVNEHCKESIFEVDYNSWSTLGNWGAQMFYGIDWKKFNTPSQDLYKAFTSAGDVVRRDASIMFGDVTGKWTDKYWPSNKYPYCYKLRSQEAGNIVIFRLPEAILLLAEAENELGNIGEAKNLVNKIRKRVDLADTPANTKDVMRLAIENENRFEFAFEGKRWMDLKRRGRFIQVMRSASDHQNAYASRLNENKLVWPIPQSELDLNVNLVQNPGY is encoded by the coding sequence ATGAAATACAATATAAAAAATATAATATTAGGAACAGTTACATGTATGGCCCTTGCTTCATGTAATAGTTTCCTTGATGAGTCACCTGATTCGGAACTAACAAATGAAAACTGGGGATCGGGAGGTAAAGACCATTCTACCGAATATACCACAGCCACTCAAATGGAACAGTTGCTAACAGGTGCATATAATGATTATGCTAACGAATTTTGGCAACTAGACTGGTATATAATGAATGATGCCCAATCGGATAACGCTTATGCCGGTGAACCGAAAGAGATGACCATGCAATTTGATGAGCTTAGAGTTTCAGCTTCTAATGGTGGTGTAAAGCGCGACTGGGGATATCTATATTCTCAAATATCGAAGGCAAATACAATTATAGAATGGATTCCTAAAATTAAAGATACTGCTCTAACAGAGCAACGTAGAGGCCAAATAGCAGGTGACGCTCATTTTATGAGAGCATTGTGTTATTTTAATCTTGTTCGCATATATGGAAGTGTGCCTTTAATTACACAGTATGTACCTGAAATAAGCATTAGCAATATTGATACTATATACCCATTGTTGTATCCTAAACAAGAAACTGTAGAAAATATCTATACCCAGATTGTAAATGACTTGGAATATGCCGAAGCAAACGTGATGGATTATTCAGCAAACAAGTTTAAGATTACCAAAGCGCTTGTACATCTTATACAAGCACAAGTATATGCTACCAAAGACGGTTTTGAAAATACAGACTGGAACAAAGTAAAACAGTACGCCAAAGCGGTTGTAGACGATACTCGTTATGGATTAATGGATAACTACGATGACTTGTTTGCCGTTGCCGAAACACCTTCTAACGGAGTCCTTCCTAGTGTAAATCTGGTAAATGAACATTGCAAGGAATCCATCTTCGAGGTAGATTACAATAGCTGGTCTACTTTAGGAAACTGGGGAGCACAGATGTTCTACGGCATCGACTGGAAAAAATTCAATACACCAAGTCAGGATTTGTACAAAGCATTCACTTCTGCGGGAGATGTAGTACGTAGAGATGCATCTATCATGTTTGGAGATGTTACAGGTAAATGGACAGACAAGTATTGGCCTTCTAACAAATATCCTTATTGCTATAAACTCAGATCTCAAGAGGCCGGTAATATCGTTATATTCCGTCTTCCGGAAGCAATATTATTATTAGCCGAAGCAGAAAATGAATTAGGGAATATAGGTGAAGCAAAAAATCTGGTAAATAAAATCAGAAAACGTGTAGACTTGGCTGACACTCCGGCTAATACGAAAGATGTTATGCGCTTAGCGATAGAAAACGAGAATCGTTTTGAGTTTGCTTTCGAAGGAAAACGCTGGATGGATCTTAAACGCAGAGGTCGTTTTATTCAGGTAATGAGATCCGCTTCCGACCATCAGAACGCATATGCATCTCGTCTGAATGAAAATAAACTTGTGTGGCCGATTCCTCAAAGCGAACTAGACCTGAATGTTAATCTTGTTCAAAACCCTGGCTATTAA
- a CDS encoding SusC/RagA family TonB-linked outer membrane protein, producing the protein MECNKKRTSKQFLYKICLIFALLVSGTVMAQDVVSISGIVTDQTGEPIIGASVAVKGTTTGTMADVDGKYSISAPNNATLVFSYVGMKTKEIAVAGKTTINVTLEEALQNLDEVVVIGYGTQRKADLTTSVASVSADEWADRPIISAQQALQGKAAGVQVIQPSGKPGVGIQVRVRGASSLNAGNDPIYVVDGIITNDITNISPTDIESMQILKDASSAAIYGSRAANGVVLITTKRGAKGRTQVDVNMYAGFSNVTKKIKTLNTNQYYDLMSEIGISVDRTNQNYTDWAKEMYGTGVQQNYQVSISGSTDKTNYYVSGGYQKEEGIISPADYDRYSFRSNLSTEVKPWFKIASNLSFARNSRMDATDNANSGRGGVIMSILNTPPFMPIWDPEKPDQYSTNPFQSSWENPYAQANTYDKNQEYRFMGNLELDFTLLEGLHFKPRFSVDYTSHTWDKFIDPIKTQYGRQANGRGEHVDDGYLTWQSENVLSYSKKFDDKHNFSALGGITMQRYRHNNSYMSVEDFVKNTTFKTMTLNMANKINNAYTSKDGNSLMSYLARVQYDYESRYLFTANFRADGSSKLYHKWAYFPSLSAGWRFSSEKFFAPLTSVVDDAKLRIGWGRNGNQGGIGNYDLYDKYNISKQETTGQGPAITPGRLGNRDLKWEITTQYNAGLDLSLFNSRLTAEFETYYKKTTDLLLYITLPSTVGASLPMRNDGEMVNKGFEFNLNGQILTGEFKWDASLNMSFNKNELTKLGLTPQFTVANIESNGDDVIMIKEGLPLGAFYGYVAEGVNPDTGNIIYKDLNNNGVAGVDKDGVIDSGDRTIIGNAQPDFTFGFTHNFSWKNFTLSAFFNGSYGNDIFNASRIDSEGMFDSKNQTTTVLNRWVRPGMITDVPRAGALTNSLNSSRFVEDGSFIRLKSLTLSYAFNQKTLRPLGLSKLSVYGTVNNLFTLTKYRGYDPELSWTNSGNAAQLGIDYGTYPQSRTFIFGLNLTF; encoded by the coding sequence ATGGAATGTAATAAAAAACGAACAAGTAAACAATTCTTGTATAAGATTTGTCTAATTTTTGCTTTGTTGGTTTCCGGTACAGTAATGGCTCAAGATGTAGTAAGCATCTCGGGTATTGTTACCGACCAAACCGGAGAACCTATTATCGGAGCTAGTGTAGCTGTGAAAGGCACTACTACCGGAACAATGGCTGATGTTGACGGAAAATATTCTATTTCTGCACCAAACAACGCTACACTTGTATTCTCTTATGTGGGAATGAAGACTAAAGAAATTGCAGTAGCGGGCAAAACAACTATCAACGTCACTTTAGAAGAAGCATTACAAAATCTGGACGAAGTTGTTGTCATCGGTTACGGAACTCAGCGTAAAGCCGACCTCACCACATCTGTAGCCAGCGTATCTGCCGACGAATGGGCAGACAGACCGATTATATCGGCACAACAAGCTCTTCAAGGGAAAGCAGCTGGTGTACAAGTAATACAACCATCAGGAAAACCCGGAGTAGGGATTCAGGTTCGCGTGCGTGGCGCTTCTTCACTTAATGCAGGCAATGACCCGATCTACGTTGTAGATGGTATCATTACGAATGACATTACCAACATTTCTCCAACTGATATTGAGAGCATGCAGATATTGAAAGACGCTTCATCTGCTGCTATCTACGGTAGCCGTGCAGCAAACGGTGTTGTTCTTATTACAACCAAAAGAGGAGCAAAAGGAAGAACTCAGGTAGACGTGAATATGTATGCAGGGTTCTCAAATGTTACAAAAAAAATAAAAACACTTAATACAAATCAGTACTATGATTTGATGAGTGAAATCGGCATAAGTGTAGACCGCACAAATCAGAATTATACAGACTGGGCCAAAGAAATGTATGGAACAGGTGTTCAACAAAACTATCAGGTTTCTATTTCGGGCAGCACAGATAAAACCAATTATTATGTGTCGGGAGGCTACCAAAAAGAAGAAGGTATTATTTCTCCTGCCGACTATGACAGATATTCTTTCAGAAGTAATCTTTCTACCGAAGTTAAGCCTTGGTTCAAGATTGCATCAAACCTAAGTTTTGCTCGTAATTCACGCATGGATGCAACAGACAATGCAAACTCTGGTCGTGGCGGTGTTATTATGTCTATACTCAACACGCCTCCATTTATGCCTATATGGGATCCTGAAAAACCAGATCAATATTCGACAAATCCATTCCAATCGTCATGGGAAAATCCTTATGCGCAAGCAAACACTTATGACAAGAACCAAGAATATCGTTTTATGGGTAATCTGGAATTAGATTTCACCCTGCTAGAAGGACTACATTTCAAACCTAGATTCTCAGTAGACTATACTTCACATACTTGGGATAAATTCATCGATCCGATTAAAACTCAATATGGACGTCAAGCGAATGGACGTGGAGAACACGTTGATGATGGTTATTTGACATGGCAAAGTGAAAACGTGTTGTCTTATAGTAAGAAATTTGACGATAAGCATAATTTTTCTGCTTTGGGAGGTATTACTATGCAACGCTACAGACACAACAACTCTTACATGTCTGTTGAGGATTTTGTAAAAAATACAACATTCAAAACAATGACTCTGAATATGGCCAACAAAATAAATAATGCTTATACATCTAAAGATGGTAACTCATTGATGTCTTATTTGGCCAGAGTACAATATGATTATGAAAGCCGTTATTTATTCACTGCAAATTTCCGTGCAGATGGATCTTCAAAACTTTATCATAAATGGGCCTATTTCCCTTCACTATCTGCAGGATGGCGTTTCTCTAGTGAGAAATTCTTTGCACCTCTAACCTCAGTCGTTGACGATGCTAAATTAAGAATCGGATGGGGACGTAATGGTAACCAAGGAGGTATCGGAAACTATGACCTGTATGATAAATATAATATTAGCAAACAAGAAACCACAGGACAAGGACCTGCCATAACTCCGGGAAGACTTGGAAATCGTGACTTGAAATGGGAAATTACAACTCAATATAATGCAGGGTTAGATTTATCATTGTTCAATTCGAGACTAACAGCAGAATTTGAAACATATTATAAAAAGACTACAGACCTTTTATTATATATTACATTACCTTCTACAGTAGGAGCATCATTACCGATGCGTAATGACGGAGAGATGGTAAATAAAGGGTTCGAATTTAACCTGAATGGACAGATACTAACAGGTGAATTTAAATGGGATGCATCTCTTAATATGTCGTTTAATAAAAACGAGCTTACTAAACTAGGTTTAACTCCTCAGTTTACTGTAGCTAATATAGAGAGTAATGGCGATGATGTAATCATGATTAAAGAAGGACTACCTTTGGGTGCATTCTACGGATACGTTGCAGAAGGAGTTAATCCGGACACAGGAAACATCATCTATAAAGACCTGAATAATAATGGAGTTGCAGGCGTAGACAAAGACGGAGTGATTGATTCAGGAGATAGAACAATTATCGGTAATGCACAACCTGATTTCACATTCGGATTTACACATAATTTCTCATGGAAGAATTTCACTCTGAGTGCATTCTTCAATGGATCTTATGGCAATGACATTTTCAACGCCTCAAGAATTGATTCGGAAGGAATGTTCGACTCCAAAAATCAAACTACAACTGTATTAAATAGATGGGTTCGTCCGGGTATGATTACAGACGTACCAAGAGCAGGGGCTCTTACCAATTCATTAAACTCTTCACGCTTTGTTGAAGACGGTTCATTTATTCGATTGAAATCCCTGACTCTATCTTATGCATTCAATCAAAAAACGTTAAGACCATTGGGTCTATCTAAACTGAGTGTATATGGAACAGTAAACAATTTGTTTACATTAACAAAATACAGAGGATACGATCCTGAATTAAGCTGGACAAACAGTGGTAATGCAGCACAGTTAGGTATAGACTATGGAACTTATCCTCAATCTCGTACATTTATTTTTGGACTTAATTTAACATTCTAA
- a CDS encoding DUF6377 domain-containing protein, with amino-acid sequence MRKLPIILFLYSLATIVSANDIGNSYINELNKAINNKKYYDEKKEQKINSLKQLLHISDLSLAQEYDINFKLSKEYRKYRMDSAVYYMEKNQDIAKKLNSMDVINETNLNLSLLYSATGMYLEAKDILNHIDRKSLSGKLVPLYFESNSQFYGHYAQSNDRHAYFQINEAYRDSLLTALDSSSVRYRITYAEKIFYQGQIEIAENRLLKLMDEIPEDDPDYAFVAYLLGKVYENKKKQDLQKKYFALSALSDIKNSIKDNASLQSLALVYYEEGDIDQAYKFTKSSIDDAVFCNVRFRTIGISEFYSIINTAYQAKEAKQKSKLQLYLILISILTVFLIVAVIYVYKQMKRVSRIRKELYRANVKLIDLNQGITDTNKQLKEVNIQLSESNHIKEEYIAHFFDLCSTYITKLEDYRKSLNKKAANNQLDDLFKTLKSTAFVDNELEELYKNFDNIFLSLYPTFVEDFNTLLISEEQIVLKPGELLNTELRIFALIRLGITDSVKIASFLRYSLSTIYNYRTKARNKAAVSRDEFENLVMRIGIIQRNR; translated from the coding sequence ATGAGAAAACTCCCAATCATCCTATTTTTATATTCTCTTGCTACTATCGTATCTGCAAACGATATAGGGAACAGTTATATTAATGAACTGAATAAAGCAATAAATAACAAAAAATACTATGATGAAAAGAAAGAGCAAAAGATAAATAGCCTTAAACAGCTCTTACACATATCAGATCTCTCTCTTGCACAAGAATATGATATAAATTTCAAACTGTCGAAAGAATACAGGAAATACAGAATGGATTCGGCAGTTTACTATATGGAAAAGAATCAAGATATAGCGAAGAAGTTAAATAGCATGGACGTTATCAACGAAACCAATCTAAACTTGTCGCTATTATACTCTGCAACAGGAATGTACCTCGAAGCAAAGGATATATTAAATCATATTGACAGAAAATCATTATCCGGAAAATTAGTTCCACTTTACTTTGAATCCAATAGTCAGTTTTACGGACATTATGCGCAAAGCAATGACAGGCACGCTTATTTTCAGATAAATGAAGCTTATAGAGACTCATTACTCACAGCCTTAGACTCTAGTTCTGTGAGGTATCGAATAACATATGCCGAGAAAATATTCTATCAAGGACAAATAGAAATTGCCGAAAACCGCCTTCTGAAACTCATGGATGAAATACCGGAAGATGACCCGGATTATGCTTTTGTGGCATATCTATTGGGGAAAGTCTATGAGAATAAAAAGAAGCAGGACCTGCAAAAAAAATATTTTGCTCTTTCAGCCCTATCGGATATTAAAAACTCAATAAAAGATAACGCCTCCTTGCAAAGTCTGGCGTTGGTTTACTATGAAGAAGGGGACATAGATCAGGCTTATAAATTTACCAAGTCGTCTATCGATGACGCTGTTTTTTGCAATGTAAGATTCAGGACGATAGGTATTTCAGAGTTTTACTCAATTATTAATACAGCCTATCAGGCGAAAGAGGCAAAACAAAAAAGTAAACTACAATTATACCTTATACTTATTAGTATCCTCACCGTATTCCTTATCGTTGCTGTGATATACGTCTACAAACAAATGAAGAGAGTTTCGCGAATAAGGAAAGAATTGTATCGAGCGAATGTAAAACTGATCGACTTGAATCAGGGAATTACGGATACCAACAAGCAGCTCAAAGAGGTAAATATTCAGCTATCTGAATCAAATCATATAAAAGAGGAATATATTGCGCACTTCTTCGATTTGTGCTCAACATACATCACCAAATTGGAGGATTATCGCAAATCTCTGAATAAGAAGGCTGCGAATAACCAACTGGATGATTTGTTCAAAACACTAAAGTCAACAGCCTTTGTTGACAATGAGCTGGAAGAATTATATAAGAATTTTGATAATATATTCTTAAGTCTTTATCCTACATTTGTAGAAGACTTCAATACCCTTCTTATAAGCGAAGAGCAGATAGTTCTTAAGCCCGGAGAATTACTCAATACCGAATTGCGGATATTTGCCCTGATCCGTTTAGGAATAACAGATAGTGTAAAGATTGCAAGCTTCCTTCGCTATTCATTGAGCACCATCTATAACTACCGCACCAAAGCCCGCAATAAAGCCGCTGTATCGCGTGACGAGTTTGAGAACTTAGTGATGAGAATTGGCATTATACAGAGAAACAGATAA
- a CDS encoding alpha-L-fucosidase — MKKCPLLILSLFFILSGYSQVKSLPDLQQEFINLRFGMFIHFNIPTFMSDDWADPDASPSIFNPRKLDCNQWAKTAKEANMTYGCLTTKHHSGFCIWDTKTTDYNVMNSPLKRDVVKEYVDAFRKEGLGVMLYYSILDTHHKLRPGFISPKHIDMIKAQLTELLTNYGEIKALIIDGWDAPWSRISYDEIPFEDIYYLIKSLQPNCLVMDLNAAKYPTQALFYTDIKSYEQGAGQHISKDSNSLPALSCLPINSAWFWKEDFPKTPVKDPVKLVNDNIIPFNKVYCNFILNAAPNRDGLIDDNAVAAFRRIGKLWKNEGALNNLPKNEAPIISSNIAKFKPANSSWSWDMQLMDFANDDNFKTGWESNPLVSKPWLEIELGNNEQPFNMITITEKNNNNDIQSYKLEYLHNGKWQTIFSGTKSDVIKIHRFDKVWGNKVRISIEESKGSPTIAEFGVYNERR; from the coding sequence ATGAAAAAATGCCCATTATTAATTCTTAGCCTGTTTTTTATTTTGTCCGGCTATTCTCAAGTAAAATCATTACCCGATCTCCAGCAAGAGTTTATAAACCTGCGTTTTGGAATGTTTATCCATTTCAATATCCCTACCTTTATGAGTGATGATTGGGCCGACCCTGATGCTTCACCCTCAATTTTTAATCCTCGAAAGTTAGATTGTAATCAATGGGCCAAAACAGCAAAAGAAGCCAACATGACTTATGGATGCCTTACCACCAAACATCATAGCGGCTTTTGCATTTGGGATACCAAGACTACAGACTATAACGTGATGAATAGCCCATTGAAGCGCGATGTTGTAAAGGAATACGTAGATGCTTTCAGAAAAGAAGGTCTGGGGGTAATGTTGTATTACTCCATCCTGGATACACATCATAAATTACGTCCGGGCTTTATTAGCCCTAAGCATATAGATATGATAAAAGCTCAGTTGACAGAACTCCTTACCAACTATGGCGAAATAAAAGCCCTGATAATCGACGGGTGGGATGCTCCGTGGTCACGCATTTCTTACGACGAAATACCTTTCGAAGATATATACTATCTGATCAAGTCTTTGCAACCCAATTGCCTTGTGATGGATCTGAATGCAGCAAAGTATCCTACTCAGGCATTATTTTATACAGATATAAAATCGTATGAACAAGGTGCTGGTCAGCATATTTCTAAAGACAGCAATTCTCTGCCTGCTCTGTCTTGTCTGCCAATAAATTCGGCTTGGTTTTGGAAAGAAGATTTTCCTAAAACGCCAGTAAAAGATCCGGTGAAATTGGTTAACGACAATATAATACCATTCAATAAGGTCTATTGCAACTTTATTCTTAACGCTGCTCCGAACAGGGATGGATTGATCGACGATAATGCTGTTGCCGCTTTTCGCCGGATAGGTAAATTGTGGAAAAATGAAGGAGCATTAAATAACTTGCCCAAAAATGAAGCTCCGATTATCTCTTCGAATATAGCAAAGTTTAAGCCGGCAAATTCGAGTTGGAGCTGGGATATGCAGCTCATGGATTTTGCGAATGATGATAATTTCAAAACAGGATGGGAGTCAAATCCATTGGTAAGCAAACCATGGCTGGAAATAGAGCTAGGCAACAATGAACAGCCATTCAATATGATTACAATAACTGAGAAAAATAACAATAACGATATACAATCTTATAAATTGGAATACCTCCATAATGGAAAATGGCAGACTATTTTTTCAGGCACAAAATCGGATGTCATTAAAATACATAGGTTTGATAAGGTATGGGGAAATAAAGTTCGCATATCAATAGAGGAATCTAAGGGCTCTCCAACTATAGCAGAATTTGGAGTTTATAACGAACGAAGATAA